The genomic window ACACGATTCTTTAACTACAACCGGACGTGACTGAATATCCTTAACCCTATATAAATTTAGAACTCTTCTTATTTCACTTTCTACTCCTTCTGATTTATAGGTATAACCTACTCGTGGTTTTGCTTCCAAAAAACCCGACATAGTTAACACGGCCAAATCCGGTCGGAGTGCAGCTCGTGTAACATCTAATAGCTCAGCTAATTTTTCTCCTGTTATTGGTCCATTTTCCTTTACTATCCCTAAAATCTTCTCTTGCCTATCATTTAAATCAATCATTATTCACCACCCAATATGCTATACTTTTTGGGTAAAATACAACAAATTATATATACTATATATAATAATAAAACTCTGTTTGAATTTCTACTTTTTTTTATTGAACTACTTTAACAAAATATGCGGTGGTGTTACACAGAATACTAATTGATTTTAACAAACCTAGTCGCGTAGCCTTTAGTTCTTCATTATCAGTCATCACCATAACTGAATCAAAAAATTTATCTAACTGTGGTCTGAGTTTTGATAATAATTCAAGTGATTTTAAATATTGATTATTTGCTATGTTTTCTTTTATTTGCTGCTCTAATTTAATAAAAATTTCATAGAGTTCTTTTTCACTTTCATCTTCTAAGAGTTCAAGTTTAATGTGTGTTTGCTCCCAATTTTTGGTTAAATTGTTGGAGCGATTATATACAACCATAAAATCCTCAAATAAATCTGATCTTTTAAATTCTTGTACTACTTGAGCTCTAAGATGTATATCAGTCAAATCACTAGCAGGTACTTCCATAACTGCATCTACAACATCATACGTCATACCTGTTTCTGATAAGATACCACGCATTCTTTGCAAAATAAATTCAAAAACGTCAGTAACAGTTTCTTCTAAACTTAAATCAGGATTAATTGCTTCTAATTCATTATATGCTTGAGTAATAAATTTCTTTAAATCAATTTTTAAGTTATTTTCAATTATAATGTTAACAATTCCCAGTGACTGTCTTCGAAGTGCATACGGATCCTGCGAACCAGTTGGTTTTATACCAATGGCAAAACTACCTACTAAATTGTCCATTTTTTCAGCTAAACTAAGTGCTGTACCAGTTTCTGTTCTTGGTAATTCATCTCCTGTAAATCGTGGTAGATAGTGTTCAAATATTGCTTCACTAACTTCTTGATTTTCACCACTTTCCATAGCATAATATCTTCCCATAATCCCTTGCAACTCAGGAAATTCATATACCATACTAGTGATCAAATCAGCTTTGCACAATAAAGCAGCTCTTTCTAAATTTTCTTTCGAACCTAAACTATATTCTTGTCCTAAATAAATAGCCAAATTTTTAATTCTTTTAACTTTGTCAAATATAGTTCCTAAACGTTCGTGGAATAAAACATCATTTAATGCCTCAACAAAATCAGCTAAAGGTTTTTTGGTATCTTCTTTCCAGAAGAAAAGTGCATCTTCTAAACGAGCTTTTAATACTCTTTCATTACCTGCTCTCACCTCATCGATATTGTAATCAGTTCCATTTCTAACACCAATAAATGCCGGTAATAGCTTACCATCAACATTAAATACCGGAAAATATCTTTGGTGTTCTATCATACTTGTAGTTAATACTTCTGGTGGCACTTCTAAATAAGATTCAGAGAAGTTACCATAAAAGGCTGTAGGGTATTCAACTAAATGAGTTACCTCCTCTAGTAATTCGTCATTATCCATTGGTTGTCCATTATTAGCTTTTGCTACAGAATTTATTTGTTCCCATATCATATTTTTCCTAATATTTTGATCTAGGATTACAAAATTGTTTTTAAGTTTATTGAAATAATCGGCAATAGTTTGTATTTCTAATTTTCCTTCTGATAAAAAGCGATGTCCATAAGTAAAGTTTTCACTTTTTACATTCTCTATGTTTATATCAATTTTGTTATCATCATAAATTGCTAATATCCATCTAATTGGACGTGCAAATCGTGTAGCAAAATAACCCCAACGCATAGATTTGGGAAATGATATAGAGTATATTATTTCTTTTAATAATTCGGGTAATATTTCACTTGTTTTCTTACCTGTCTCAGTTTTAACTGCAAAAAGATACTCTACTCCAGATACCTCTCTAATCTCTAGTTCGCTAGCCTCTATTCCTTGTCCCCGAGCAAAACCTAGTGCTGCTTTAGAAAAGTTACCCTCTTTATCATATGCTATATCTTTTTTAGGACCACGATTTTCTATTAAAGCATCTTCTTGCTTATCTAAAAGACCATTTATATAGAGTACTAA from Candidatus Syntrophocurvum alkaliphilum includes these protein-coding regions:
- the glyS gene encoding glycine--tRNA ligase subunit beta, with the protein product MANKELLLEIGVEEIPSAYMEKAINDLAVITQTKLKDNRIEYKEIKTYGTPRRLVLYINGLLDKQEDALIENRGPKKDIAYDKEGNFSKAALGFARGQGIEASELEIREVSGVEYLFAVKTETGKKTSEILPELLKEIIYSISFPKSMRWGYFATRFARPIRWILAIYDDNKIDINIENVKSENFTYGHRFLSEGKLEIQTIADYFNKLKNNFVILDQNIRKNMIWEQINSVAKANNGQPMDNDELLEEVTHLVEYPTAFYGNFSESYLEVPPEVLTTSMIEHQRYFPVFNVDGKLLPAFIGVRNGTDYNIDEVRAGNERVLKARLEDALFFWKEDTKKPLADFVEALNDVLFHERLGTIFDKVKRIKNLAIYLGQEYSLGSKENLERAALLCKADLITSMVYEFPELQGIMGRYYAMESGENQEVSEAIFEHYLPRFTGDELPRTETGTALSLAEKMDNLVGSFAIGIKPTGSQDPYALRRQSLGIVNIIIENNLKIDLKKFITQAYNELEAINPDLSLEETVTDVFEFILQRMRGILSETGMTYDVVDAVMEVPASDLTDIHLRAQVVQEFKRSDLFEDFMVVYNRSNNLTKNWEQTHIKLELLEDESEKELYEIFIKLEQQIKENIANNQYLKSLELLSKLRPQLDKFFDSVMVMTDNEELKATRLGLLKSISILCNTTAYFVKVVQ